In Nicotiana tabacum cultivar K326 chromosome 19, ASM71507v2, whole genome shotgun sequence, one DNA window encodes the following:
- the LOC107793020 gene encoding protein neprosin-like, producing the protein MNEFRMHQRIVQQTLLMLYFLLSYNGVQGEKNLSKLEDAELEKQLKLLNKPAVKIAKGGKTILLCHMVFGQKALQWLNFSKSNVLKFFRKRSSLLTVVFTKYEDIYDCIDFYKQHAFDHPLLKDHNYHPKMKPTLSRVKQNSDASTTSRSSTIWSKDGGCPFGTVPIKRITKDDLIRQRRIPPPENVTFGSQSAVSNNNSEAKGRYISSQGYKLAIAQILNNPNNKFAGAGMATNFYNPRVEGQQHSACRLKIQKDSDILQVGWRVDPTLYGDSKTRLFIHLQAGKIHCFNTLCPGFVQVSSEIPLDMSFEDYLSQRGGAIWEEKMYIDRDLANGNWWLLMEKDYKQVGFWPQRIFTGLTSFATNVEWGGVVYSPPGVPEPSMGSSFFPIKDSAYDAYCTKLTILNEEGKTFEVDNVTTHTDNPNMYKVLFEPLWDDTKPFLFVLYGGPGERAQV; encoded by the exons ATGAATGAATTCAGGATGCATCAAAGAATTGTTCAACAAACTTTGTTGATGCTATATTTCCTTTTGAGTTATAATGGGGTACAAGGAGAGAAAAACCTATCCAAATTAGAGGATGCAGAGTTAGAGAAACAGCTAAAGCTTTTGAACAAGCCAGCGGTCAAAATAGCTAAG GGGGGAAAAACAATATTACTCTGTCACATGGTTTTTGG ACAAAAGGCATTACAATGGCTTAACTTTTCAAAGTCAAATGTCTTAAAGTTTTTTAGAAAAAGGAGTAGTCTACTGACAGTTGTTTTT ACGAAATATGAAGATATATACGATTGTATAGATTTCTATAAACAACATGCATTTGATCATCCGTTGTTGAAGGACCATAATTATCATCCTAAG ATGAAACCTACTTTATCTAGAGTGAAGCAAAATTCAGATGCCTCAACAACTAGTAGGTCATCGACAATATGGTCAAAAGATGGAGGTTGCCCTTTTGGAACTGTTCCCATTAAGCGAATAACTAAAGATGATCTTATTAGACAAAGACGTATACCACCGCCAGAAAATGTCACATTCGGCTCTCAATCAGCTGTC AGCAACAACAATAGTGAGGCAAAAGGAAGATACATATCTTCACAAGGATATAAG CTTGCAATAGCTCAAATTCtaaataatccaaataacaaGTTTGCGGGAGCTGGAATGGCAACTAATTTCTATAATCCTCGTGTTGAAGGCCAGCAACATAGTGCATGTCgattaaaaattcaaaaagactCAGATATCTTACAAGTTGGTTGGAGA GTGGACCCAACTTTATATGGGGATTCCAAAACTAGGCTTTTTATACACTTACAG gcCGGTAAAATTCATTGTTTCAATACATTGTGTCCTGGCTTTGTACAAGTAAGTAGTGAGATACCTCTTGATATGTCATTCGAGGATTATCTTTCACAACGTGGAGGGGCTATTTGGGAGGAAAAAATGTACATTGATCGg gaTCTAGCCAACGGAAACTGGTGGCTTCTAATGGAAAAGGACTATAAACAAGTTGGTTTTTGGCCGCAAAGAATCTTTACTGGCCTTACAAGTTTTGCTACGAACGTTGAATGGGGAGGAGTGGTATACAGTCCACCAGGTGTACCTGAACCTTCTATGGGCTCAAGCTTTTTCCCCATTAAAGACAGTGCTTATGATGCGTATTGTACGAAACTTACAATTCTAAACGAGGAAGGAAAAACGTTTGAAGTAGATAATGTGACTACGCATACCGATAATCCCAATATGTATAAGGTTTTATTTGAACCACTTTGGGATGATACCAAGcctttcctatttgttctttatGGGGGACCTGGTGAGAGAGCACAAGTCTAA